One Rubrobacter naiadicus genomic region harbors:
- a CDS encoding alpha-mannosidase, with protein MREEDERRLGRLHRRAGELRLWRNARERNIEVWRFSTGNGRIEKVSLGDFWPEVALPVSLSSEVEVPLEWVGEPVEVELWLGGEGFVRLSTGASGGLNPYHTSFRVTDEARGGERIEIEAEVVPHGVWGEMVPEPRIERAALVVPEREVRGLERDLWVSLEAARQLGEHDAVPLLLDAAEEAFASLAGSWPTATDVFLPRHLRRYSSAGERLPWSLPEDPGSVTPLPPEARQAVRRARRLLAKRIEEIEAGHPPAGRLALTGHAHLDLAWLWPVAEARRKGRRTFASVLSLMDRYPEFTFNQSSAQLYAWIEEDDPELFERVRERVAEGRWEPVGGSWVENDCQIPGGESMVRQLLYGQRYFEERFGVRSKVAWLPDAFGFSPALPQILKGAGIEGFFTYKLNWNEADRFPHDLFLWEGLDGTTVLAHHFDNPGQDYNGNVTTHDLLGTWRNFRGKRYHPESLFSFGWGDGGGGPSEEMLENYARLKEFPALPRLRMTRVEDFFASLPREGLPRWVGELYLELHRGTLTTQGRIKKLNREAEHRLVEAEALRAVAHALGREKYPARELERAWKTLLLNQFHDILPGSSIHEVYDEAVPQLEGVVKTAKEVRDGALGGPAGDGTSRVVNASVWPRPLSVVVPDLDEGVELEGEPLPTQRVEEGVLVCDPERLVPPLGWVTLRRGGAGSRKPSTTVRASEEDGRFVLENEIIRAEVGTDGTLWRVFDRKVGREVLDGRGNQLWAYTDEPREWEAWDVDEDYGREGEEVGGVEGIEVVEEGPLRGSVRVRRRFRSSRIVQTYRLLAGSRRLDVVTEVEWHERRVLLRSLFPLRVRSHEATFETMFGAHHRPTHRNTSWDEARFEVSAHRFADLSEPGYGVALLNDGRYGHSAEGNVLGISLLRGPLFPDPLADEGRHRFTFSLLPHRGDWTESGVVREALWLNSPSFVVSGGGGLPDAFSFCGVEGVELALGSLKLAGDGEELILRLYEPHGARGECAMRFGVPVERVRRANLLEEPGEELDVRGDAVRLFVRPFEVVTLRIGLSKE; from the coding sequence TTGAGAGAAGAGGACGAGCGCCGGCTCGGGAGGCTGCACCGCCGCGCGGGGGAACTTCGCCTCTGGCGCAACGCGAGGGAGCGGAACATCGAGGTCTGGCGTTTTTCTACCGGGAACGGCAGGATCGAGAAGGTGAGCCTCGGGGATTTCTGGCCGGAGGTCGCGCTTCCGGTAAGCCTCTCGTCCGAGGTGGAGGTGCCGCTGGAGTGGGTCGGGGAGCCGGTCGAGGTCGAGCTGTGGCTCGGGGGAGAGGGGTTCGTGCGGCTCTCGACCGGCGCGAGCGGTGGCCTGAACCCGTACCACACGAGCTTCCGGGTGACCGATGAAGCTCGCGGCGGAGAGAGGATAGAGATCGAGGCCGAGGTCGTCCCGCACGGCGTCTGGGGCGAGATGGTTCCGGAGCCCAGGATCGAACGCGCCGCGCTCGTGGTGCCCGAGAGGGAGGTGCGGGGCCTCGAGCGGGACCTCTGGGTCTCGCTGGAAGCGGCGAGGCAGCTCGGGGAGCACGACGCGGTGCCGCTGCTTCTGGACGCGGCGGAGGAGGCGTTCGCCTCTCTCGCCGGGAGCTGGCCCACGGCGACGGACGTCTTCCTTCCGCGTCACCTCAGGAGGTACTCCTCCGCCGGGGAGAGGCTCCCGTGGAGCCTGCCGGAGGATCCAGGGAGTGTCACCCCGCTCCCGCCGGAGGCGCGGCAGGCCGTACGCCGGGCGCGGAGGCTCCTGGCGAAGAGGATCGAAGAGATCGAGGCCGGGCACCCGCCGGCCGGGCGCCTGGCGCTGACGGGACACGCTCACCTGGACCTGGCCTGGCTCTGGCCGGTGGCGGAGGCGCGGCGCAAGGGGCGCCGGACGTTCGCGAGCGTCCTCTCGCTGATGGATCGCTACCCGGAGTTCACCTTCAACCAGTCCTCGGCGCAGCTCTACGCCTGGATCGAGGAGGACGACCCCGAGCTCTTCGAGCGGGTCAGGGAGCGGGTCGCGGAGGGACGCTGGGAGCCGGTTGGCGGCTCGTGGGTGGAGAACGACTGCCAGATACCGGGCGGCGAGTCGATGGTGCGCCAGCTCCTCTACGGGCAGCGCTACTTCGAGGAGAGATTCGGCGTGCGCTCGAAGGTGGCCTGGCTCCCCGATGCCTTCGGGTTCTCCCCCGCGCTGCCCCAGATCCTCAAAGGAGCCGGCATCGAGGGCTTCTTCACCTACAAGCTCAACTGGAACGAGGCCGATCGCTTCCCGCACGACCTCTTCCTCTGGGAAGGGCTCGACGGAACGACGGTCCTCGCCCACCACTTCGACAACCCCGGCCAGGACTACAACGGGAACGTCACCACGCACGATCTGCTCGGGACCTGGCGCAACTTCCGGGGCAAGCGGTACCATCCGGAGAGCCTCTTCTCGTTCGGATGGGGCGACGGCGGCGGGGGGCCGAGCGAGGAGATGCTCGAGAACTACGCCCGCCTGAAGGAATTCCCCGCCCTTCCACGCCTGAGGATGACCCGCGTGGAGGATTTCTTCGCCTCGCTGCCGCGCGAGGGGCTCCCGAGGTGGGTCGGGGAGCTCTACCTGGAGCTGCACCGGGGGACGCTCACCACGCAGGGTCGGATCAAGAAGCTCAACCGCGAGGCCGAGCACCGGCTCGTGGAGGCCGAGGCTCTGCGCGCCGTGGCACACGCGCTGGGGCGGGAGAAGTACCCCGCGCGAGAGCTGGAGCGGGCCTGGAAGACCCTCCTGCTCAACCAGTTCCACGACATCCTGCCGGGTTCTTCGATCCACGAGGTCTACGATGAAGCCGTGCCGCAGCTCGAGGGGGTGGTGAAGACCGCAAAGGAGGTACGCGACGGTGCGCTCGGCGGTCCGGCGGGGGACGGGACCTCGAGGGTCGTGAACGCCTCGGTGTGGCCCCGTCCTCTCTCGGTCGTGGTCCCGGATCTCGACGAGGGCGTCGAGCTGGAAGGGGAGCCCCTGCCCACCCAGCGGGTGGAGGAGGGGGTGCTGGTCTGCGACCCGGAGCGGCTCGTGCCGCCGCTCGGATGGGTCACGCTGCGCCGCGGCGGGGCGGGTTCCCGAAAGCCCTCTACGACCGTCCGGGCCTCGGAGGAGGACGGGCGGTTCGTGCTCGAGAACGAGATCATCCGGGCCGAGGTAGGGACCGACGGCACGCTCTGGCGGGTCTTCGACCGGAAGGTCGGGCGGGAGGTGCTCGACGGGCGGGGCAACCAGCTCTGGGCCTACACCGACGAGCCGCGCGAGTGGGAGGCGTGGGACGTAGACGAGGACTACGGGCGTGAGGGGGAGGAGGTCGGCGGGGTCGAGGGGATCGAGGTCGTCGAGGAGGGGCCCCTGCGGGGTTCGGTGCGGGTGCGGCGCCGCTTCCGGAGCTCACGCATCGTGCAGACCTACCGGCTCCTCGCGGGATCGCGGCGTTTAGACGTCGTGACGGAGGTCGAGTGGCACGAGCGGCGGGTGCTGCTGCGCTCGCTCTTCCCGTTGAGGGTCCGCAGCCACGAGGCGACCTTCGAGACGATGTTCGGCGCGCACCACCGTCCGACCCACCGCAACACCTCGTGGGACGAGGCGCGCTTCGAGGTCTCGGCGCACCGCTTCGCGGACCTCTCCGAGCCAGGCTACGGGGTGGCGCTGCTCAACGACGGGCGCTACGGCCACAGCGCCGAGGGTAACGTGCTCGGGATCAGCCTGCTGCGCGGCCCCTTGTTCCCCGACCCGCTCGCGGACGAGGGCCGCCACCGCTTCACCTTCTCTCTCCTGCCGCACCGGGGGGACTGGACGGAGTCCGGGGTGGTGCGGGAGGCGCTCTGGCTCAACAGCCCTTCTTTCGTCGTCTCCGGTGGTGGAGGGTTGCCGGATGCTTTCTCGTTTTGCGGCGTCGAGGGCGTGGAGCTCGCCCTGGGGAGCCTGAAGCTCGCCGGGGACGGGGAGGAGCTGATCTTGAGGCTCTACGAGCCGCACGGGGCGAGGGGGGAGTGCGCTATGCGCTTCGGGGTCCCGGTCGAGAGGGTGCGGCGGGCGAACCTGCTCGAGGAGCCCGGGGAGGAGCTGGATGTGAGAGGGGATGCGGTGCGCCTCTTCGTCCGGCCTTTCGAGGTGGTGACGCTGCGCATCGGGCTGTCGAAGGAGTAA
- a CDS encoding acyl--CoA ligase family protein: MPQEKVYRSELTPVSFLRRSAALFPEKTAVVHGERRYTYREFGERVDRLASRLRRELSRGDRVAFLCPNIPALLEAHFAVPLSGCVLVAINTRLSKGEVGYILEHSGARVVFYDADLEGLLAEAGGIERVRVEDTGGPEDPYEEYLSAGSPEPLQPVLEDEEETISINYTSGTTGRPKGVMYTHRGAYLCALGNVIEAGMGYDTRYLWTLPMFHCNGWTFPWAVTAAGGIHVCLRRVDPEKIWDLFDEEGITHYCGAPTVQIGIANHEKAHRLDKPVRTVVAGAPPSPTLIESLENINIQPLHVYGLTETYGPITACVRQDGWEDLTTEERARLVARQGQGYVTSEEVRVVDEKMNDVPRDGETMGEVVMRGNMVMKGYFRDEAATGEAFRGGWFHSGDVAVWHPDGYVEIRDRSKDVIISGGENISTIEVEQAVVSHPAVLECAVVAIPDERWGERPKAFVTLKKGREATQEEIIEHCRGRIARFKAPAKVEFVEELPKTSTGKVQKFVLREKEWTGREKLVN, translated from the coding sequence ATGCCTCAGGAGAAGGTCTACCGCAGCGAGCTCACGCCGGTGAGCTTCCTCAGGAGGAGCGCCGCCCTGTTCCCGGAGAAGACCGCCGTGGTGCACGGAGAGCGCCGGTACACCTACCGCGAGTTCGGGGAGAGGGTAGACAGGCTCGCCTCCCGGCTGCGCCGGGAGCTCTCCAGGGGCGACCGGGTCGCCTTCCTGTGCCCGAACATCCCCGCGCTGCTCGAGGCGCATTTCGCCGTGCCGCTCTCGGGGTGCGTGCTGGTCGCGATAAACACCCGTCTCTCCAAGGGCGAAGTCGGCTACATCCTCGAGCACTCGGGGGCGAGGGTCGTCTTCTACGACGCGGATCTGGAGGGGCTCCTCGCAGAGGCGGGCGGGATAGAACGCGTGCGCGTGGAAGACACCGGGGGGCCGGAGGACCCCTACGAGGAGTACCTCTCGGCGGGCTCGCCGGAGCCCCTGCAGCCGGTGCTGGAGGACGAGGAGGAGACCATCTCGATAAACTACACCTCCGGCACCACCGGGAGGCCCAAGGGAGTGATGTACACCCACCGCGGGGCGTACCTGTGTGCTCTGGGGAACGTCATCGAAGCCGGGATGGGCTACGATACCCGCTACCTCTGGACGCTCCCGATGTTCCACTGCAACGGCTGGACCTTTCCCTGGGCCGTCACGGCGGCAGGAGGCATCCACGTGTGTCTGCGGAGGGTCGACCCCGAGAAGATCTGGGACCTCTTCGACGAGGAGGGGATAACCCACTACTGCGGCGCGCCGACCGTCCAGATAGGGATAGCCAACCACGAGAAGGCCCACCGCCTCGATAAGCCGGTCCGGACGGTCGTCGCGGGAGCCCCGCCCTCTCCGACCCTCATAGAGAGCCTGGAGAACATCAACATCCAGCCGCTGCACGTCTACGGCCTCACCGAGACCTACGGTCCGATCACGGCGTGCGTACGGCAGGATGGGTGGGAAGATCTCACCACCGAAGAGCGGGCCCGTCTCGTCGCCCGCCAGGGGCAGGGATACGTGACCTCCGAGGAGGTGCGGGTCGTCGACGAGAAGATGAACGACGTCCCGCGCGACGGGGAGACGATGGGCGAGGTCGTGATGCGCGGCAACATGGTCATGAAAGGCTACTTCAGGGACGAGGCGGCCACCGGAGAAGCCTTCCGGGGCGGGTGGTTCCACTCCGGGGACGTGGCGGTGTGGCACCCGGACGGCTACGTCGAGATAAGGGACAGGAGCAAGGATGTGATCATCTCCGGCGGCGAGAACATCTCGACGATCGAGGTCGAGCAGGCCGTCGTGAGCCACCCGGCCGTGCTCGAGTGTGCGGTCGTCGCGATCCCGGACGAGAGGTGGGGCGAGCGACCGAAGGCGTTCGTGACGCTCAAGAAGGGCAGAGAGGCCACACAAGAGGAGATCATCGAGCATTGCCGGGGGCGTATCGCCCGCTTCAAGGCTCCCGCGAAGGTCGAGTTCGTCGAGGAGCTGCCGAAGACGTCCACCGGCAAGGTGCAGAAGTTCGTCCTGCGCGAGAAGGAGTGGACCGGCAGGGAGAAGCTCGTCAACTGA
- a CDS encoding enoyl-CoA hydratase, with protein MLGERTYENILYEREGDIALVTMNRPEKRNALSMAHMRELTDCFRRIGEEREAQVVILAANGPAFCSGHDLSEMIGRTPEDYRRIFEVCTELMMTIRSIPQPVIARVHATATAAGCQLVATCDLVVASEEARFATPGVKIGLFCSTPMVALSRSVGQKKAMEMLLTGDFVPAEEAREAGLVSRVVPAERLEEETRALAERIIEASPLVVGLGKQAFYRQLEMPTEQAYAYTKEVMSFNATFEDAQEGMCAFLQKRRPEWKGR; from the coding sequence ATGCTCGGCGAGAGGACCTACGAGAACATCCTGTACGAGCGCGAGGGAGACATCGCCCTCGTCACGATGAACCGCCCCGAGAAGCGCAACGCCCTCTCCATGGCGCACATGCGCGAGCTCACCGACTGCTTCCGCAGGATAGGCGAGGAGCGCGAGGCGCAGGTCGTCATCCTCGCGGCCAACGGCCCGGCGTTCTGCTCCGGTCACGACCTCTCAGAGATGATCGGACGCACCCCGGAAGATTACCGGCGCATCTTCGAAGTCTGCACCGAGCTGATGATGACGATCCGCTCCATCCCCCAGCCGGTCATAGCCCGGGTACACGCGACCGCGACCGCCGCCGGCTGCCAGCTCGTCGCGACCTGCGACCTGGTCGTCGCCTCCGAGGAGGCCCGCTTCGCCACCCCGGGGGTGAAGATAGGGCTCTTCTGCTCGACCCCGATGGTCGCGCTCTCCCGCTCCGTAGGGCAGAAGAAGGCGATGGAGATGCTGCTCACGGGAGATTTCGTCCCGGCCGAGGAGGCGAGAGAAGCCGGGCTCGTGAGCAGGGTCGTCCCGGCGGAGAGGCTCGAGGAGGAGACCCGCGCGCTGGCGGAGAGGATCATCGAGGCGAGCCCGCTCGTCGTGGGGCTCGGCAAGCAGGCGTTCTACCGGCAGCTCGAGATGCCAACCGAGCAGGCCTACGCCTACACGAAGGAGGTGATGTCCTTCAACGCCACCTTCGAGGACGCCCAGGAGGGTATGTGCGCCTTCCTTCAGAAGCGCCGTCCGGAGTGGAAGGGCCGCTAG
- a CDS encoding PAS domain S-box protein yields MLGWRPDETVGRHLREMVHPEDAASVREMLDGSGYPGGVRRLRLRRSDGSWPGFEVAVSSLRGGMEGLALTLRAPAGAPQREPGREETITRSVLDAVPGAVVVVGKDGIVRLFNRVAERIFGYEAGEVVGRPLEILIPERFRRAYREGFARYLRTREPRMVGRGSFELLGRRKNGEEFPVSLSIGVADDGEETIFTGVIRDITGHEEAEARFRGAFENSSSGMAIVGLDNRYLRVNRALCEMLGYEEEEIVGRRSFEFTHPDDLEESRKRARRMLEEGGPERLLLEKRYVRKDGEVIWAISDAALVRGDGGEPLYFVTQFHDVTARKRMEEELRKNQLLLRETESRYRTLIEQIPAVTYIDRDQEVRSAANIAEYTSPQIEDLTGYTVEEWLDPNRDLWRERLHPEDRERVLAADDYSKRTGEPFSEEYRLIARDGSVVWVLDKAVRLEDDGVGGRLWQGILLDITDRKRAEEALRESEERFRAVVESMDEGLIITDADDVILYANPRLSELSGYEQEEILGRKAYELLLDPGHEKTMLQRNQRRMQGVSERYEIRMRRKDGSYLWVEVSAGPYRGSSGRIVGTLAVVKDMSERRKLEERLRYQAFHDPLTGLANRALFIDRLRRALSRSGSDGSRVAVLFMDLDDFKVINDSLGHDWGDRALELVAERLRSRLRPRDLIARLGGDEFAVLLEQADEEEAVGVARRIEEGFGTPIQLGGLRWPVRVSVGIATGVAGQEPLELLRQADMAMYRAKALGKAGHQVFGAEPEEGRPATRPGAGRDLRRALERGEFEVCYRPVVELKGGSIGGMQAILCWRSRERGLLGPEAFTSSAEESGLIVELGRWMLRESCRRVRGWAGTRRGDPIPLHICFPARFLRHPGLVRDGVEILREEGPGPGGLVIELSGSAAVREDPEGVEAVRRLRECGTRVAVDSLDLGDAPEPFPAEQLVIGAARLEGLEEAGGFFSGVVRAAHAARLLVLADGVESAARLEGLREAGCDLARGGYFSGLLSAAEAEELLRSGPRW; encoded by the coding sequence CTGCTCGGGTGGAGGCCGGACGAGACGGTGGGACGGCATCTGCGGGAGATGGTCCACCCCGAGGATGCGGCCTCGGTGCGGGAGATGCTCGACGGTTCCGGGTACCCGGGGGGCGTCCGGAGGCTCCGACTGCGCCGCTCCGACGGCTCGTGGCCGGGCTTCGAGGTCGCGGTGAGCTCCCTGCGCGGGGGGATGGAGGGTCTGGCCCTGACGCTGCGCGCCCCCGCTGGAGCACCGCAACGGGAGCCGGGGAGAGAGGAGACGATCACCCGCTCCGTGCTCGACGCCGTGCCGGGCGCCGTGGTCGTCGTGGGCAAGGACGGCATCGTCCGCCTCTTCAACCGGGTGGCGGAGAGGATCTTCGGTTACGAAGCCGGGGAGGTCGTCGGTCGGCCGCTGGAGATTCTCATCCCCGAGCGCTTCCGCCGGGCGTACAGGGAGGGGTTCGCGCGCTACCTGAGGACCAGGGAGCCCCGCATGGTGGGCCGGGGCTCCTTCGAGCTCCTCGGGCGGCGCAAAAATGGTGAAGAGTTCCCGGTGAGCCTGAGCATCGGGGTGGCCGACGACGGTGAGGAGACCATCTTCACGGGCGTCATCCGGGATATCACCGGGCACGAGGAGGCCGAGGCCCGTTTCCGGGGGGCGTTCGAGAACTCCTCCAGCGGGATGGCGATCGTCGGGCTGGACAACCGTTATCTCAGGGTCAACCGGGCGCTGTGCGAGATGCTCGGCTACGAAGAGGAGGAGATCGTCGGGAGGAGATCCTTCGAGTTCACCCACCCCGACGATCTGGAGGAGAGCCGGAAGAGGGCTCGCAGGATGCTGGAGGAGGGCGGGCCGGAGCGGCTACTCCTCGAGAAGCGCTACGTGCGCAAGGACGGGGAGGTCATCTGGGCGATCTCCGACGCTGCGCTCGTGCGGGGAGATGGCGGTGAGCCGCTGTACTTCGTCACCCAGTTCCACGACGTGACCGCCCGGAAGCGGATGGAGGAGGAGCTGCGCAAGAACCAGCTCCTCCTCAGGGAGACCGAGTCCCGCTACCGCACGCTCATAGAGCAGATCCCGGCGGTGACCTACATAGACCGCGACCAGGAGGTACGATCGGCCGCCAACATCGCCGAGTACACGAGCCCGCAGATAGAGGACCTCACCGGTTACACCGTCGAGGAGTGGCTGGACCCGAACCGGGACCTCTGGCGGGAGAGGCTGCACCCGGAGGACCGGGAGAGAGTGCTCGCCGCCGACGATTACTCGAAGAGGACCGGGGAGCCGTTCAGCGAGGAGTACCGGCTCATCGCCAGGGACGGCTCGGTGGTGTGGGTCCTGGACAAGGCGGTGCGGCTGGAGGACGACGGAGTGGGCGGTCGGCTCTGGCAGGGCATCCTGCTCGACATAACCGACCGCAAGCGGGCCGAGGAGGCCCTCCGGGAGAGCGAGGAGCGGTTCCGCGCCGTGGTCGAGAGCATGGACGAGGGGCTCATCATCACCGACGCCGACGACGTGATCCTCTACGCCAACCCACGGCTCTCCGAGCTGAGCGGTTACGAGCAGGAGGAGATCCTCGGCCGCAAAGCCTACGAGCTCCTGCTCGACCCCGGGCATGAGAAGACGATGCTCCAGCGCAACCAGCGTCGGATGCAGGGCGTCTCGGAGCGGTACGAGATCAGGATGCGCCGCAAGGACGGCTCGTACCTGTGGGTCGAGGTGAGCGCCGGTCCCTATCGCGGCTCCTCCGGTCGGATCGTCGGCACGCTCGCGGTGGTCAAGGACATGAGCGAACGCAGGAAGCTCGAGGAACGCCTGCGTTACCAGGCGTTCCACGACCCGCTGACGGGGCTCGCGAACCGGGCGCTCTTCATCGACCGGCTACGGCGGGCTCTCTCCCGCTCCGGGAGCGATGGTTCCCGGGTGGCGGTGCTTTTCATGGACCTCGACGACTTCAAGGTCATAAACGACTCGCTCGGGCACGACTGGGGAGACAGAGCGCTCGAGCTGGTCGCCGAGCGGCTCCGGTCCCGGCTGAGACCGCGGGACCTGATCGCCCGTCTGGGAGGTGACGAGTTCGCGGTGCTGCTCGAGCAGGCCGATGAGGAGGAGGCGGTCGGGGTGGCCCGGCGCATAGAGGAGGGCTTCGGGACCCCGATCCAGCTGGGCGGGCTGAGATGGCCGGTGAGGGTGAGCGTCGGGATAGCGACCGGGGTCGCCGGGCAGGAGCCGCTGGAGCTCCTGCGGCAGGCGGACATGGCCATGTACCGGGCGAAGGCTCTCGGGAAGGCCGGACACCAGGTGTTCGGGGCGGAGCCGGAGGAGGGGCGTCCGGCGACGCGTCCTGGGGCCGGACGCGACCTCCGGCGGGCGCTCGAACGGGGGGAGTTCGAGGTCTGCTACCGGCCGGTGGTCGAACTGAAGGGGGGATCGATCGGCGGGATGCAGGCGATCCTGTGCTGGCGTAGCCGGGAACGGGGGTTGCTGGGCCCCGAGGCTTTCACCTCCTCCGCTGAGGAGAGCGGGCTGATCGTCGAGCTCGGCCGCTGGATGCTGCGCGAGTCCTGCCGACGGGTGAGAGGGTGGGCCGGGACCCGCCGCGGAGATCCGATCCCCCTGCACATCTGTTTCCCGGCGCGCTTCCTGCGCCACCCCGGGCTGGTCCGGGATGGTGTGGAGATCCTGCGGGAGGAGGGGCCGGGGCCCGGCGGGCTGGTGATCGAGCTCTCCGGGAGCGCGGCGGTACGGGAAGATCCGGAGGGCGTGGAGGCGGTCCGCCGTCTGAGGGAGTGCGGGACCCGGGTCGCGGTGGACAGCCTGGACCTGGGGGACGCTCCGGAGCCTTTCCCCGCCGAGCAGCTCGTCATCGGCGCGGCGCGCCTGGAGGGGCTGGAAGAGGCCGGAGGGTTCTTCTCCGGCGTCGTACGCGCGGCGCACGCGGCCCGCCTTCTGGTGCTGGCCGACGGGGTCGAGAGCGCCGCCCGGCTCGAAGGATTGCGTGAGGCCGGGTGCGACCTCGCCCGCGGCGGTTATTTCTCCGGGCTCCTCTCTGCCGCCGAAGCGGAGGAGCTGCTGCGGTCGGGTCCCCGCTGGTGA
- a CDS encoding ATP-dependent Clp protease adaptor ClpS — translation MTNTTTKPAEKEQSKTRGMPPYNVVLLDDDEHSYEYVITMLGAIFGYPPQKGYALAREVDTAGRVVVATTNLEQAELRRDQIQSFGPDPRIPRCKGSMSAVVEPATR, via the coding sequence ATGACGAATACGACCACGAAACCGGCAGAGAAGGAGCAGAGCAAGACCCGCGGGATGCCCCCGTACAACGTGGTCCTGCTGGATGACGACGAGCACAGCTACGAGTACGTGATCACGATGCTCGGGGCCATCTTCGGCTACCCGCCGCAGAAGGGGTACGCGCTCGCCAGGGAGGTGGACACCGCCGGGCGGGTCGTGGTGGCGACGACGAACCTCGAGCAGGCGGAGCTGAGGCGGGACCAGATCCAGAGCTTCGGCCCCGATCCGCGCATCCCGCGCTGCAAAGGCTCGATGTCCGCGGTGGTGGAACCCGCCACGCGGTAG